In Isosphaera pallida ATCC 43644, the sequence ATCTTCCTGTTGAACCCCTCAGGCCTGGCGCGGTGCCGCCTGACCTCGACCAGTTGGCAGACGGCAATTATCCGCTCGGCGGCCAGCGTGCGGGAAAGCCGCTCGGTGCTGGTGGTGGACGACTCGCTGGCAGTGCGTAAGGTGGCAGCGAATCACCTGCGGACCCTGGGCTACGAGGTAGACGAGGCGGCCGATGGGTTCGAGGCGCTCCAGAAACTGCGGGCCAAAACCTACCGCCTGGTGCTGTCCGACCTGGAAATGCCCCGAATGAATGGCTTCCAACTGCTGACCGAAGCCGGACGCCTGGGCACCCTCCAGGTGACCCCCGTGGTCGTGGCCAGCACCAAGTCGGACCCCGAGACGCAACGCAAAGTGATTCAACTGGGGGCGCGGACCTTCGTGGCCAAACCCCTAGACGCCGACAAATGGCGACTCATCGAACCTCTCCTTCAAGGCGAATCCGGTGGCCAGTCCAATCCGCCTACCGCAGACCCTCCAACGGCGACGGTCCCAGCGCGTTCTCCTCAAGCGACGCCCCAACCGTCCGACCCCGTGTCCCTCTCCGGATCCTGACCGTCCCGTATCATTGGTTCGACCCGGCCCATCCGGCTCACGCTCACATGCTCACCGAATGGAACCCCGCGTTCCTCTCTCGAATCCCTAACCCGACCTTCCAACTGAGACGAGACCCGACATGGAACGACCCCACGTCCTGGTGATCGACGACAGCAACGCCATCCGCAAGACGGTGGAATGCCACCTTTCCCAAGCTGGTTATCGAATCAGCCAGGCTGCCGACGCCGAAAAGGGGTTGAGTCTGGCGGCGTCGGCCAAGCCGGACTTGATCCTGTTGGATCACCAACTACCCGGCACTACCGGCGACCAAGTCTGCCGCAAACTTTGGGAAAACCCCGCGACCAATGAGATCCCTGTATTGATCAGCTCCTCATTGCGTCTTCAGGTGATGCACCTCTACACGGAGTTTCCCAACGCCATCGACTCGCTGCCCAAACCCTATACCCCCGACAACCTCAAAAGCGCAGTGGCCAACGCCCTGACGATCGGCCCCAAAATCATCCAGGCAGCTAAAACCGGCGGCTCGATCGAAGACGTCAACTCACCGCCGCCAGCGCTGCTGTCGGGCAACCTGGAGGTCTTCCCAGCGCGGGCAGTGCTGGACTTCGTGAATAACTGCAAGATCACCGGACGTCTGAGCTTCGAGGTGGAGGGCGGCCTGCAAATCCGGTTCTGCGTGGCCGGCGGCCGTATCCAGGCGGTCTACTCGCCCAACGCCCCCACTGAGGAAGTCGCCCGCTGTCTGCCCGAGGAACTCTCCGATTTGGCCCCACTACTGACCGTCACCCTCACCGAACAACGTGACCCCCAAATGGGCGGTCTGGTCAACCTGCTCCAGAAAAGCCTCTCTGACCCGAGGCGTCTGCGGGCCCTGCTGCGCGCCCAAGCGGCGATTCTGACCTACGGCACCCTGCACAGCCGGGTCGGCGAATTCGCTTTGGAACCCCTGGATACCCCGCCGCCGATGTTCCAGGCGTTCCCGTTGCAAACCAGTCTGCCCGCCCTGGCCGTCGAAGGGGTGCGGCGTTGCGCCGATCCGATCGAGGCTGACAGTTGGGCGTCACTGGTCTTCGCCCGGCAAACCCGCCCCGGAGCCAATCTCGACCGGGCCGGCCTCAACCCGGTGGAACTCAAGATTCACACCCTATTCGACGGGGCGCACAATCTGGCGGCGGTCGCTCAAGCCGTCGGGGTCCATCTCGCCGAAGTCGCCGCGGTCGCCCAAGGTCTGGAACTCACCGGCTTGGTCGAACGCCGCGACGCGCTGGCCAACGCCCATGTCATGGTGCTGGAGGACGATACCGAGGCCGTTCGCCTGATCCAACGGGTTCTGGGACCCGAAGGCATGGGCTTCCAACTCAAGATCGTCCGCGACCGCATCGGAGCCAGCCTGCTGTTACGCCGCACCAAGTTCGACCTGATCATCATGGCATTGGACACCCCTGAGCAAGAGGCGTTCCTCCGTCAAATCAAACAAAACCACCCGGAAACCCGGTTCATCGGCCTGGCTGGAATGCCCGACGACGAAAGCGAACTGACCCGGTTCGACCAACTCGGGCTGGATCACGTGCTTCATCGTCCCCTGTCAGAAAGCGACCTGGTTTCGACCATTCGCCACGTCCTGGGCGGTGGTCAACTCGTGGGCGCCGGGCCGGTCCGCTGAACTCCCCCCGCCGACGCGGTTCAACCCGCCCCGCTTGGTTTCGATCCGCTTCGACTCGCTTCACGTCGTTGCCTCGCAGCCGCCCTGCCGCTCCCTGCGATGACCTCTTTGGCGACGGTCGCGCCGCCCGCGCCGGTCCCTTCCCGGCGGCGCGACCATGTGATCCCACCTCATCCGACTTTCCGCGCACGAGGTTCCGCCATGTCCAACCACTGGTCCGCCAACGCCGATCCCGACAACCTCGACCTCGCCTATCAGGACACCGTCGCCCTGCTGCAGACCGAGTTGGACAAACTCGAACAAGAGAACCGCCTGCTTCGCGAAGCCAACGCCGCAGCGGTCCACACCCCCCCCGTGGACACCAGCGCGCTGGAACGCCAGTACGAGGAACGCCTGGCCAGCCTCAATCAGGAGTTGCAGGTTCGGGAGGACAATATCAATTGGTTGCTCGATCAGATGCAAATGTTGGAGCAAACCATCCTGGCTCACCGCCAGGACCGGGAGCAACTGATGCATTGGCTCACGGAAATTGAAAAGCGGGTCGAAACCCACGTGGAATCGATCTCCGCAGCTCCTTCCGAGGAACTCACCCGCGAGGTTAGCGAACTCAAACGGCGATTGGACGCGGTTCAACGGGAGTCGGACCAGAAAGTCCGCACCCTGGAAAACGAGAAGCGGCACCTTGAAGCCCAAAAGCAACAGCTCCAGGCCGAGTTGGATCGGCTCTCCGGCCAAGTGGTCGAATTGACCGAAACCCTGCAAACCGTCTCGGCTCAGGCTCAGGAGGCCATGAGCGGTCAGGCCGACGCCCCAGAGTTCGGCGAGGACGGGGTCAGCCAAGCCTCGATCATCGAAGCGCTCGAGGAGGAGAACCGGCGTTTGCGACAAACCTGCGTCGAACTGACCCGCGCCTCGGCCCAAGTCGAAGAGTTCGAAGCCCTGCAAAACCAACTGGCTGAACTGCAAACCCATTACGCCGCCGCCTACCATGAACTCGAAACGACCCGCCAACAATTGCAGGATCAAATCAAGGCGGCGGAGGAGGAGAAGGCTCAATTAATCAAAGCGCATGAGATCGAAAAGGCCGAGCTCGAAGCCCGGATCGCCCGGGAAGTTCAACAAGCCCAACGATTGGCCGAGGAACAGCAACGACGGGCGGCAGCGAGTCGGGACACCTCGATCGACGAGCGGATCCGAGCCTTCCGGGAACACCTTCAAGAGTTGCAAAGCCGCGAAGAAGCCGACAAGAAACACTCCACCGGTGGGTTCGCCAAACGGATCTCCCAAGTTTGGGTCAAGACCCGCCCCCGTTGAGCCAAGAAGGCGGCGTTCGATCATCCAGCCCGCTCCATCTGGCGCGGGCTGGACGTGGAGATCTTTATGGTTCCCGAATCCGACTCGGTTCCTCCAGAACCCCTTGCCGCCGAGCGTGGTCTGGCCGGTTGGCCTGAGGCGGAGTAGAATAAAAGGGCCTTGGCGCTCCCTTCCTCAATCCCTCCTCCGCCCCCTCGGCCGTCGAGTCGGCTTTGACGGGAAACACGAAACGAAACATGGAGTCACGCCGGACGGTGTTGAGGGCATTTCGATGGTTGCACGTCATGCCTGAGGGCGGCCCGACACCGCGTGAAGGACGCTCAGCCCCAAGCGGAACCCAGCCCGACGGACCCTTCTCGGCACGGTCGAAAAGCAATGTCGGGAGCGGGAGCGGCTCCAAGCCGCAAGACGCGGTGAGGACGCGGGTTGGGTTGGAGCGGTGAAGGTCGCTCAGTACTAGATGAGTAATGGGTCGGAGGATGTGATCGACGGTTTCGCGGGGAGTTGCCAGTCCGATGAGTTCCGATCCTTTCGATCCCCGATCCCCCTTCGCCGGCATAGGTCCGAGGTTCGACGAGGACGGCGAAGGCAACCGTCGGGTGCCGTCGCTGGTTCAACAACAATTTTTCGAGCTGAGCCTGCAAAACCTCCGCGCGAAGCTCAACGAGGCGATCAATCAGTTCGCGGACTGGGCGTCGGCGCGTGCGGAACGCGAGCGGAAACTCCAGCAGCGTATCGAGGAACTGGAGGAGGCGCTGGCAGCCGCCTCCCAGAGTCCCTCGACCTCGGGATCGGGTGAATTAGCCATCGACGGAACTTGGGCCGACGAACGAGAAGAGTTCCTGGTCCAACTCGAACACGATAAGCGGCTGTTGGCCGAAGCCTGGGCGCGGTTGGAAGAAGAACGGATCGCGGCTGGCTTTCCTAACGCGGCGGCGGCGGTGGGGTTGGGTACCGGCCTGCCATCGCCCACCGCCGTGGCATCCTCGCCGACGGGAAGCGTGGCAATCGGTGGAGCCGGGTTGGTGGGTGGCCCCCACGCGATTGGCCACGGGCCTCGGGTCATCGAAAGTGCGACCGGTCGGCCCACGGCGATCGTTCCCCCTCCCCCCGTCGGCGTTCCCCACCCGTCCCCGCCGTTCGCCGCGCCATCGTCCCCTGTGCCCGTGCCCGTGGTTTCCCCCCCCACGTCGGTCTCTTCGTTGCGTCCCCCCAACAACTCCACCTCGCAGGAGTTGCGCCGCCAGTTGGAAGCGTTGCAACGCGACGTCAAACGCAACGCCCGCTGACCCCCGGCAGATCGTCCAAAACCCAACCTCGACTCGATCCTCTTCCTCCGTCCGCGTCGTTTTGGTTCAATACGCTCCATGCTAAGCAGCCCGTTTCCGCCATTGCCAAGTTCGGGACAATTTCCCGAAGAGTGCCAAGGCGAGGAGTCGAATGGTTGGTGATGGCTTGTCCGATTCACTCTCGAATCGCCAGTCATTCCTGCTCGAGTTGGGTCGTGTTGACCAGGGTGACGAGGGCGAGTTGACCTCATCCCGCCTTGCCGCTCGTGTTGTGAAAGGGAGGGATTGGTCGCGTGGTTGTCGGCGGCGTGGTCGTGTGTGGGTGAAGAGGGCCCCGCTTCGGCTTTCGCGTCCGCCTTCGCGCTTGTGTTCGATCCCACCTTGATCGTCGCCGTCACTCAAGGAACCACCCGTGTCCTCGCGCTCATCGTTGCTCACTCGGATTGTCAACCAAGTTCTGGGGGTTGGGAGGAACGGCCACGGCGCTCGGGGCCGCCCGGCGCATCCGCCGCGCAACGACGCCGAGCTGATTGATTTGCTGATCCGCCAGAACCGCTATGCGTTGGTATTGCGACGGGATCAGGCCGACGTGATCCCCCACGACGCGACCCTCGAAGCCTGGCGGGTTTTAGAAGAGTCAATGGCCCTGATCCCCGGCGGGGTGATCCCGATCGTGGCTCAAGATGGTTCCAACCAGCTCATGGAGGTTCCCGCCTTTTACCTGGACCGCTACGCGGTGACCAACGCCCAGTACGCCATCTTCGTGGACGAAGGGTGCTACGAGAAACTCGACCTTTGGCCCCAGGAAGTTTGGGAGGCGCTGACCACCCGCTTCCTGGACCAGTCGGGTCAACCCGGTCCGGCCTTCTGGAACCGAGGCCGTTACCCCCCCGGTAAGGAGAATCACCCCGTGGTGGGCGTCTGCTGGTACGAGGCGTGCGCCTATGCGCAATGGGTGGGCAAGCGATTGCCAACCGCCGCGGAGTGGCAGAAAGCCAGCGGTTTTCCCGATCAGTTGGGCCGCGGGGGTCAGGGGACGCGCTATCCCTGGGGCGATATTTTCGCCGCTGGCAAGGCCAACCTCGCCCAGGCCGGCATAGGTGAGACCGTTCCAGTCAACGAGTTCAAGGCTGGCACCACGCGCAATGGCATCTATCAGCTGTGCGGGAACGTCTGGGAATGGCTCGACGAGCCGCTGGAGATGATTCACAAGCATCCCGACGAGCAATTTCTCACGCTTCAGCCGATGAGGCGGATCGTGGGCGGAGCCTACGACACCTACTTGATTCATGAAGCGACCAACACGTTCGTGACCGGCCAACCAGAACTGGATCGCCGTCCCAACATCGGGTTTCGCTGCGCGGTGTTTCTGGATCAGATTCGTTCTCAGATCACCGATTGAATTGAGTTGAGTTGAGTGGGAAGGCTTCGCGTCCGGTTTCTGGTCGCCGCGTTGATTGGCTCGAGTCGCCCCCTCCCCCCCGCCCCGTTGGCCAGAGGGAAGCATGCCGCCATCGTATTCGTATTCCTACTCCAGCGACGACTCGTACAGTCCGTCGCGTCAACCGCCGCCGCCACCCATGCACGGCTACGGTCCCCAGAACCCGTGTCCGTTGTGCGACGGAAGTTGCCCAGTCTGCATGGTGCCGGGCGACGTGATCAACTCGATCCAGGTCCGTCAGGGAACCACCCCCAAATACACCGCGATCCTCGGTCCCTCCAACGTGGGTAAAACCGTGTTCCTGGGAACCCTGTTGGATCTTCTGTCGCGTGGTACCGGCGGCCTGCGCGGGGTGGCTCGGGGGGCGTTTTCCCTGGCGCTTCAACGCAACGTGATGCTCGAGTTGGAACGCCAGCGCTTCCCGGCCAAAACCCCCAACGAACCAGATCGTTGGAATTGGGTCCACTGCGAAG encodes:
- a CDS encoding response regulator, which produces MERPHVLVIDDSNAIRKTVECHLSQAGYRISQAADAEKGLSLAASAKPDLILLDHQLPGTTGDQVCRKLWENPATNEIPVLISSSLRLQVMHLYTEFPNAIDSLPKPYTPDNLKSAVANALTIGPKIIQAAKTGGSIEDVNSPPPALLSGNLEVFPARAVLDFVNNCKITGRLSFEVEGGLQIRFCVAGGRIQAVYSPNAPTEEVARCLPEELSDLAPLLTVTLTEQRDPQMGGLVNLLQKSLSDPRRLRALLRAQAAILTYGTLHSRVGEFALEPLDTPPPMFQAFPLQTSLPALAVEGVRRCADPIEADSWASLVFARQTRPGANLDRAGLNPVELKIHTLFDGAHNLAAVAQAVGVHLAEVAAVAQGLELTGLVERRDALANAHVMVLEDDTEAVRLIQRVLGPEGMGFQLKIVRDRIGASLLLRRTKFDLIIMALDTPEQEAFLRQIKQNHPETRFIGLAGMPDDESELTRFDQLGLDHVLHRPLSESDLVSTIRHVLGGGQLVGAGPVR
- a CDS encoding formylglycine-generating enzyme family protein, producing MSSRSSLLTRIVNQVLGVGRNGHGARGRPAHPPRNDAELIDLLIRQNRYALVLRRDQADVIPHDATLEAWRVLEESMALIPGGVIPIVAQDGSNQLMEVPAFYLDRYAVTNAQYAIFVDEGCYEKLDLWPQEVWEALTTRFLDQSGQPGPAFWNRGRYPPGKENHPVVGVCWYEACAYAQWVGKRLPTAAEWQKASGFPDQLGRGGQGTRYPWGDIFAAGKANLAQAGIGETVPVNEFKAGTTRNGIYQLCGNVWEWLDEPLEMIHKHPDEQFLTLQPMRRIVGGAYDTYLIHEATNTFVTGQPELDRRPNIGFRCAVFLDQIRSQITD